A region from the Mesomycoplasma hyopneumoniae J genome encodes:
- a CDS encoding cation-translocating P-type ATPase has product MSKKVKNQENNAKSLDLLPFLEQVDREKGLNQEQILFSQTTFGQNSLPKVGEKSLFFRILNQLKEPLTLVLIFVIIISILISLIFESDLPFWSKIISYLEPVIIGIIITINVFFSLIQEAKSKKAIKALSDLNSPVSTIIRQGKKISLNSKDILVGDILEVSAGDLISGDGYILEMKDFAVSESILTGESTSVYKEKMTNWDNQDCQVFSGSSVLSGNAKILVSAIGAKTKLGKIADLVQKTEEASSPLQKKIQKFIKIITFIAAFLAIFFFFVYIFLIASGDFSHFKEGIIVSLSLAIGFIPEGLVPLVSINLIIGIKKLAKNNAIVKDLKTIETLGAVSIVCSDKTGTITENKMEITDIFYYQIEQKTFWKQAVLNTSAYSFFQGDIEKFLGDPEEILILKTAKNFEIEKEKLEKEYKFLDKIPFSSKRKFSAIFYEFNKKKFLFIKGAPEIIFKMADNLEQNLNEKLLKMQKLGYRIFAFGYLEISNSQNFDSNLEKYLKNIKISGLIGFQDPPRKKIKSIINSLTKSQISTVMITGDNFHTGFAIAKNVGIIKDNSYFVDASNWKKDNFWQENVEKFHLYSRSQPEDKLEIISALQAKKQVVAMLGDGVNDAPSLKKADVGFAMGITGSQVSKQVANVILADDNFKTLYLAIKTGRNIIRNIKQIFAFLLIANFTMLLSVIFATLIFREQIFSSLQILWINVVSETFGGIALGLTNIVTNVMNKNFLEENQQLFNKKLLLKIGFWAIFITFLGLFSFWITKSSVISFIIISLNLGSLSYILATNKPIIRYNFSDLKFLHLGFSVSFLSILLVCLTPGLNAVFSPKDFVFSNLIILKNNNHYFLLFLIPAAIFLDQIWKIFISWQKKR; this is encoded by the coding sequence ATGTCAAAAAAAGTAAAAAATCAAGAAAATAATGCAAAAAGTTTAGATTTATTACCTTTTTTAGAACAAGTTGATAGGGAAAAAGGGCTAAATCAAGAACAAATTTTATTTTCACAAACAACTTTTGGTCAAAATAGCTTACCAAAAGTTGGCGAAAAAAGCTTGTTTTTTCGGATTTTAAATCAGTTAAAAGAACCGCTTACCCTTGTTTTAATTTTTGTAATTATTATCTCGATTTTGATTAGTCTAATTTTTGAATCTGATCTGCCTTTTTGATCAAAAATAATTTCTTATCTTGAGCCTGTAATTATCGGAATTATTATCACAATTAATGTATTTTTTTCACTTATCCAAGAGGCAAAATCAAAAAAAGCAATCAAAGCGCTTTCAGATCTTAACTCACCAGTTTCGACAATAATTCGTCAGGGTAAAAAAATAAGCCTGAATTCTAAGGATATTTTAGTAGGCGATATTCTCGAAGTTAGCGCTGGCGATCTCATAAGTGGCGATGGTTATATACTTGAAATGAAGGATTTTGCAGTCTCTGAATCAATTCTAACCGGCGAGTCAACCTCGGTATATAAAGAAAAAATGACAAACTGAGATAATCAGGATTGCCAAGTTTTTAGTGGCTCAAGTGTCCTAAGTGGAAATGCAAAAATTTTAGTATCTGCTATTGGTGCAAAAACAAAATTAGGAAAAATCGCCGACCTTGTCCAAAAAACAGAAGAAGCTAGCTCACCTTTACAGAAAAAAATTCAAAAATTTATTAAAATTATCACTTTTATTGCAGCTTTTTTAGCGATTTTTTTCTTTTTTGTTTATATTTTTCTAATAGCTTCTGGTGATTTTAGCCATTTTAAAGAAGGAATTATAGTCTCGCTTTCGCTTGCAATTGGATTTATTCCCGAAGGACTTGTCCCACTTGTAAGCATAAATTTAATTATTGGAATAAAAAAATTAGCAAAAAATAATGCAATTGTCAAAGATTTAAAGACAATTGAAACTCTTGGAGCAGTCTCGATTGTCTGTTCTGATAAAACAGGGACAATTACCGAAAATAAAATGGAAATAACTGATATTTTCTATTACCAAATTGAGCAAAAAACTTTTTGAAAACAGGCAGTTTTAAATACAAGTGCCTATAGTTTTTTTCAAGGAGATATTGAAAAATTTCTTGGTGACCCTGAAGAGATCCTAATTTTAAAAACGGCAAAAAACTTTGAAATTGAAAAAGAAAAATTAGAAAAAGAATATAAATTCCTTGATAAAATTCCTTTTAGTTCAAAGCGGAAATTTTCAGCAATTTTTTATGAATTTAACAAGAAAAAGTTTCTTTTTATAAAGGGCGCGCCTGAAATTATTTTTAAAATGGCTGATAATCTTGAGCAAAATTTAAATGAAAAACTTCTAAAAATGCAAAAATTAGGTTACCGAATTTTTGCATTTGGTTATCTCGAAATTAGTAATAGTCAAAATTTTGATTCAAATTTAGAAAAATATCTTAAAAATATTAAAATTTCGGGCCTCATTGGTTTCCAAGACCCACCCCGAAAAAAAATAAAATCAATTATTAACTCACTTACAAAATCGCAAATTTCGACAGTGATGATAACAGGTGATAATTTTCATACTGGGTTTGCAATTGCAAAAAATGTCGGAATTATTAAAGATAATTCCTATTTTGTTGATGCATCAAATTGGAAAAAAGACAACTTTTGACAAGAAAATGTCGAAAAATTTCACCTTTATTCACGATCTCAACCAGAGGATAAACTAGAAATTATCAGCGCCCTACAAGCAAAAAAACAAGTTGTGGCAATGCTCGGTGATGGAGTAAACGATGCGCCTTCGCTTAAAAAAGCTGATGTTGGTTTTGCAATGGGAATAACAGGTTCACAGGTATCAAAACAGGTAGCAAATGTTATTCTTGCCGATGATAATTTTAAAACTCTTTATTTGGCTATCAAAACAGGACGAAATATTATTCGAAATATTAAGCAAATTTTTGCGTTTTTACTAATTGCTAATTTTACGATGCTTTTATCGGTGATTTTTGCTACTTTAATTTTCAGGGAACAAATTTTTTCAAGTCTGCAAATTCTTTGAATTAACGTTGTCTCGGAAACTTTTGGTGGGATAGCTTTAGGACTTACAAACATTGTAACAAATGTAATGAATAAAAATTTTCTAGAGGAAAATCAACAACTTTTTAATAAAAAGTTGTTATTAAAAATTGGTTTTTGGGCAATTTTTATTACTTTTTTAGGTCTTTTTAGTTTTTGGATTACAAAATCTTCAGTAATTTCTTTTATAATTATCAGCTTAAATCTTGGAAGTCTTTCTTATATTTTAGCTACAAACAAGCCAATTATTAGGTATAATTTTTCTGATTTAAAATTTTTACATCTTGGATTTAGTGTAAGCTTTTTATCAATTTTATTAGTATGTTTAACTCCTGGACTAAACGCCGTTTTTTCGCCAAAAGATTTTGTTTTTTCTAATTTGATAATACTGAAAAATAAC
- the smpB gene encoding SsrA-binding protein SmpB, translated as MEILIKNKRANFDYEIIDRFTAGIVLFGWEVKSIQAKNISLVGAFCYFKGHELFLSNAKISEYKGSRGQTDRSRKLLMHKHELKKILKEKITRKLAIIPLFIGQKNRKIKLEIALAKGKTKLDKRNLIKERDQKREAAKFLKNYY; from the coding sequence ATGGAAATTTTAATAAAAAATAAGCGCGCCAATTTTGACTATGAAATTATTGATAGATTTACTGCCGGAATTGTTCTATTTGGTTGAGAGGTTAAGTCAATTCAAGCAAAAAACATTTCGCTTGTTGGTGCTTTTTGTTATTTTAAAGGTCATGAACTTTTTCTTTCGAATGCAAAAATTAGCGAATATAAAGGTTCGCGTGGTCAAACTGATCGAAGTCGTAAACTTTTAATGCACAAACACGAACTCAAAAAAATTCTAAAAGAAAAAATTACAAGAAAACTAGCAATTATCCCACTTTTTATTGGCCAGAAAAATCGAAAAATTAAACTCGAGATTGCACTTGCAAAAGGAAAAACAAAACTCGATAAACGTAATTTGATTAAAGAACGCGATCAAAAAAGGGAGGCAGCAAAATTTTTAAAAAATTATTACTAA
- a CDS encoding thermonuclease family protein: MRKGLKYTTFVQDVYDGDTFTDKNNRHFRLFGIDTPELQLQRPNPRINKKLMKFHGLRAKKILQDLILDRWISFEIVNTDPYHRLVAIISNENGENINLKMVEGGFAINRYSQYENQKKNYYYPEYRDLINALRNAQEKAKNKNLLLWRDGILPVYGINPVLK, translated from the coding sequence ATTCGCAAAGGTCTAAAATATACAACTTTTGTACAAGATGTCTATGATGGTGATACTTTCACTGATAAAAACAACCGTCATTTTCGACTTTTTGGGATAGATACTCCTGAACTTCAACTTCAAAGACCCAATCCAAGAATAAATAAAAAATTAATGAAATTTCACGGTCTACGGGCAAAAAAAATACTTCAGGATTTAATTCTTGACCGTTGAATTTCCTTTGAGATCGTAAATACCGATCCATATCATCGACTTGTAGCAATCATTAGCAATGAAAATGGTGAAAATATTAATCTGAAAATGGTAGAAGGTGGTTTTGCAATTAATCGTTATAGTCAATATGAAAATCAAAAAAAAAATTATTATTACCCGGAATACCGCGATTTAATTAATGCATTGCGAAATGCCCAGGAAAAGGCAAAAAACAAAAATTTATTACTTTGAAGGGATGGAATTCTTCCAGTTTATGGAATAAATCCAGTGCTAAAATAA